A single region of the Acidimicrobiales bacterium genome encodes:
- the glpX gene encoding class II fructose-bisphosphatase, giving the protein MSEKESPDRNLAMELVRVTEAAALAASRWMGRGDKEGADGAAVDAMRIVLDSVPMDGIVVIGEGEKDDAPMLYNGESIGDGSPPMCDIAVDPIDGTTLTSLGRSNALAVIAVSDRGSMFDPGPCVYMEKIAVGPSAAGAIDIEKSPAENLRRVAEAKGEQVNDLTAVILDRDRHGELISEVRDTGARIRLISDGDVAGAISTAWSDSGADILFGIGGTPEGVIAAAALKCMGGDIQGRLWPRNETEREAMDSAGYTYGQVLRIDDLVNTDNCFFAATGITDGELLKGVHYFPGGASTQSLVMRSKSGTVRLVNAHHRLDKLDRYSAVPFS; this is encoded by the coding sequence ATGAGCGAAAAAGAATCGCCCGACCGGAACCTCGCGATGGAGCTGGTGCGGGTCACCGAGGCGGCGGCCCTCGCTGCTTCCCGCTGGATGGGTCGGGGCGACAAGGAAGGCGCCGACGGTGCCGCCGTCGACGCCATGCGCATCGTGCTCGACAGCGTCCCGATGGACGGCATCGTCGTCATCGGTGAGGGCGAGAAGGACGACGCTCCCATGCTGTACAACGGCGAGTCGATCGGCGACGGGTCACCACCGATGTGCGACATCGCCGTGGACCCGATCGACGGCACGACGCTGACCTCGCTCGGCCGGTCCAATGCGCTGGCCGTGATCGCCGTGTCGGACCGCGGTTCGATGTTCGACCCGGGGCCGTGCGTGTACATGGAGAAGATCGCCGTGGGTCCGAGCGCCGCCGGCGCGATCGACATCGAGAAGTCGCCGGCGGAGAACCTTCGCCGGGTCGCCGAGGCCAAGGGCGAACAGGTCAACGACCTCACCGCGGTCATCTTGGACAGGGACCGTCACGGCGAGTTGATCTCCGAGGTGCGCGACACCGGTGCTCGGATCCGCCTCATCTCCGACGGCGACGTCGCCGGTGCCATCTCGACCGCCTGGAGCGACTCGGGCGCCGACATCCTCTTCGGCATCGGCGGAACCCCCGAGGGGGTCATCGCCGCAGCGGCGCTCAAGTGCATGGGCGGCGACATCCAGGGTCGCCTGTGGCCCCGCAACGAGACCGAGCGCGAGGCGATGGACTCCGCCGGCTACACCTACGGCCAGGTGCTCCGCATCGACGATCTCGTCAATACCGACAACTGCTTCTTCGCCGCCACCGGGATCACAGACGGCGAGCTCCTCAAGGGCGTCCACTACTTCCCGGGCGGAGCGTCGACCCAGTCGCTCGTCATGCGATCCAAGTCGGGAACGGTGCGCCTCGTCAACGCCCACCACCGCCTCGACAAGCTCGACCGGTACTCGGCGGTCCCCTTCAGCTGA
- a CDS encoding RtcB family protein, with product MERVTDKLTNWASEIDEKAMQQALRSSRMPFVDHVAVMPDAHWGMGATVGSVIATRGAIMPAAVGVDIGCGMIAHELAIGADQLPDDLDGFMPAVSRSIPAGVGRGHRRVHRDAEDWFGANRDRFATELNDKMCRKLLGQYGSLGSGNHFFEICLDENDRVWFVLHSGSRGIGNMLAMGHIRSAKQAMKDRHIHLEDADLAYLEENDDAFVAYVADMTACQDYAMANRIKMMDSVVRAWRDVHPYEGGRTVNCHHNFTQREDHGHGEVWITRKGAISARAGELGVVPGSMGTRSYIVEGLGSPDSFQSSSHGAGRTMSRGQAKRTFSVEDLTAAMEGRVWNADKAQSLVDEIPGAYKDIDRVMADQSDLTRPVHTLRQILNYKGT from the coding sequence CTCGTCACGCATGCCCTTCGTCGACCACGTCGCCGTCATGCCCGACGCCCACTGGGGCATGGGAGCCACCGTCGGCTCGGTGATCGCCACCCGCGGGGCGATCATGCCCGCGGCGGTCGGCGTCGACATCGGCTGCGGGATGATCGCCCACGAGCTCGCCATCGGCGCCGACCAGCTCCCCGACGACCTGGACGGCTTCATGCCCGCCGTCTCACGCTCCATCCCCGCCGGCGTCGGGCGCGGTCACCGTCGCGTCCACCGCGACGCCGAGGACTGGTTCGGCGCCAACCGGGACCGCTTCGCCACCGAACTGAACGACAAGATGTGCCGCAAGCTGCTCGGCCAGTACGGCTCGCTCGGCTCCGGGAACCATTTCTTCGAGATCTGCCTCGACGAGAACGACCGCGTCTGGTTCGTCCTGCACTCGGGCTCGCGGGGCATCGGCAACATGTTGGCGATGGGTCACATCCGCTCGGCGAAGCAGGCGATGAAAGACCGTCACATCCACCTCGAGGACGCGGATCTCGCCTACCTCGAGGAGAACGACGACGCCTTCGTCGCGTACGTGGCCGACATGACGGCCTGCCAGGACTACGCAATGGCCAACCGCATCAAGATGATGGATTCGGTCGTGCGCGCGTGGCGTGACGTCCATCCCTACGAGGGTGGGCGCACCGTCAACTGCCACCACAACTTCACCCAGCGCGAGGACCACGGCCACGGCGAGGTCTGGATCACCCGCAAGGGTGCGATCTCGGCGCGCGCCGGCGAATTGGGTGTCGTGCCCGGCTCGATGGGCACCCGGTCCTACATCGTCGAGGGTCTCGGCTCGCCCGACAGCTTCCAGTCGTCGTCGCACGGGGCCGGTCGGACCATGTCGCGCGGCCAGGCGAAGAGGACCTTCTCGGTCGAGGACCTGACCGCGGCGATGGAGGGGCGGGTCTGGAACGCCGACAAGGCCCAGTCCCTCGTCGACGAGATCCCCGGCGCCTACAAGGACATCGACAGGGTGATGGCCGACCAGAGCGACCTGACGCGTCCCGTCCACACGCTGCGCCAGATCCTCAACTACAAGGGCACCTGA
- the murA gene encoding UDP-N-acetylglucosamine 1-carboxyvinyltransferase: protein MTESESRILVRGSGPLSGSVRVAGAKNSVLKLMAATTLASGRFTLRNVPAISDVGWMCDLLTAMGARCERPAPHEVAVISPDAHDPVAPYELVERMRASIVVLGPLVARFGEARVALPGGDDFGPRPVDMHLRGLEALGADIEIRHGEIIARADGLVGAEVVFDFPSVTATENVMMAAVLAKGTTTIENAAREPEIADLAAFCNRMGAQILGAGTSTITVEGVDELRAVDHTVIPDRIEAATYLAAVAVAGGEITIDDARPDHMHMFCQKLGEMGVRTSPAPGGIWAMRGPDRLRSIDVSTLPYPGVATDTKPLFVAMLSVADGVGIVTENLFAGRFRYIDELVRMGADIRTDSQHAVVRGRPSLSGAPVRAPDIRAGAALVVAGLAAEGETVLSGVDHIDRGYEDLVGKLAGLGCDIERR from the coding sequence GTGACCGAGAGCGAGAGTCGGATCCTCGTGAGGGGTTCGGGACCACTGTCGGGTTCGGTGCGGGTCGCCGGCGCGAAGAACAGCGTGCTCAAGTTGATGGCCGCCACGACCCTCGCCTCGGGCCGCTTCACGCTTCGCAACGTGCCGGCCATCTCCGACGTCGGCTGGATGTGTGATCTCCTCACGGCGATGGGCGCGCGCTGCGAACGACCGGCCCCCCACGAGGTCGCGGTGATCAGCCCCGACGCCCACGACCCGGTTGCGCCCTACGAGCTGGTCGAGCGGATGCGGGCCTCGATCGTCGTCCTCGGACCGCTCGTGGCCCGGTTCGGTGAGGCGCGTGTCGCGCTGCCGGGCGGGGACGACTTCGGTCCGCGTCCGGTGGACATGCACCTGCGGGGACTCGAGGCGCTCGGGGCTGACATCGAGATCCGTCACGGCGAGATCATCGCCCGTGCCGACGGTCTCGTCGGCGCCGAGGTCGTGTTCGACTTTCCGTCCGTGACCGCCACCGAGAACGTGATGATGGCCGCCGTTCTCGCGAAGGGGACCACGACCATCGAGAACGCCGCCCGGGAACCCGAGATAGCGGACCTGGCCGCGTTCTGTAACCGGATGGGCGCGCAGATCCTCGGCGCGGGCACCTCGACGATCACGGTCGAGGGCGTGGACGAACTCCGGGCAGTGGACCACACGGTCATCCCGGACCGGATCGAGGCGGCGACGTACCTGGCGGCGGTGGCGGTCGCAGGCGGCGAGATCACCATCGACGACGCCCGGCCCGACCACATGCACATGTTCTGTCAGAAACTCGGGGAGATGGGCGTGCGTACGTCGCCCGCGCCGGGTGGTATCTGGGCGATGCGCGGCCCGGACCGGCTCCGCTCGATCGACGTCTCCACCCTGCCGTACCCCGGGGTGGCCACCGACACGAAGCCGCTGTTCGTGGCGATGCTGTCGGTTGCCGACGGGGTGGGCATCGTCACCGAGAACCTCTTCGCCGGGCGGTTCCGCTACATCGACGAGCTCGTCCGCATGGGTGCCGACATCCGCACGGACTCCCAGCATGCGGTCGTGCGGGGCCGGCCGAGCCTCTCCGGCGCCCCGGTGCGGGCGCCTGACATCCGGGCGGGCGCGGCGCTCGTCGTGGCCGGCCTGGCCGCGGAGGGGGAGACGGTCCTGTCCGGGGTCGACCACATCGACCGTGGATACGAGGACCTGGTCGGCAAACTCGCCGGTCTCGGCTGCGACATCGAACGCCGCTGA
- a CDS encoding MFS transporter translates to MARLTAVHVVDDGGLARLAEPRSDLLIEAADAQGRAFTAAVGPFTSYERHLDVADGPDGSHTVTETTEFRLAVPVWRVALTPLVKRRLRHRHDAMPWWAPPDHLDTRAAHGLGVLCLLSLVTGYLGTLLSQTIAFAVDEFEASDSAQGATLAAVRIGIVISVVLVALADRRGRRKILVATTVAACVVSSTAALSVDLWSYGTSQAVARGLSTAMALLIGVIAAEETPAGSRAYAASVLTLSAALGSGMVVWFLPLTDLGVRAWRLLYLLPLAIMPFAWAWARWLPETRRFEIQATAVRAKRRFTEGVDRGRFILLAVSAFLIAAFAAPASQFQNDFLKDERGFSGARISAFQLITNTPAGIGVFVAGRFADTRGRKVVATIGLIGGAAFTIGRYGDSGWPMWMWGTLATIIGSATIPALGVYGPELFGTANRGGANGMLGAIGVVGSSLGLLIVGFLSDELGGFGPTFAIMAIGPLIVAVLVIVAFPETARRELEDLNPGDAAGPTADPTPS, encoded by the coding sequence GTGGCCCGCCTGACCGCCGTCCACGTCGTCGACGACGGGGGCCTCGCCCGTCTGGCCGAGCCCCGCAGCGACCTGCTCATCGAGGCCGCCGACGCGCAGGGCAGGGCCTTCACGGCCGCCGTGGGACCCTTCACCAGCTACGAGCGCCACCTGGACGTGGCCGACGGCCCCGACGGCAGCCACACGGTGACCGAGACGACCGAGTTCCGCCTCGCGGTGCCGGTGTGGCGCGTCGCGCTCACGCCCCTCGTGAAACGCCGTCTGCGTCACCGCCACGACGCCATGCCCTGGTGGGCGCCTCCCGACCACCTCGACACCCGCGCCGCCCACGGCCTCGGCGTGCTCTGCCTGCTCTCGCTCGTCACCGGCTACCTCGGGACCCTGCTGAGCCAGACCATCGCGTTCGCCGTCGACGAGTTCGAGGCGAGCGACAGCGCCCAGGGGGCGACGCTCGCCGCGGTGCGGATCGGGATCGTCATCTCGGTCGTGCTCGTCGCATTGGCGGACCGGCGGGGCCGCCGCAAGATCCTCGTCGCCACGACCGTGGCGGCGTGCGTCGTCTCGTCCACCGCCGCTCTCAGCGTGGACCTCTGGAGCTACGGGACGAGCCAGGCCGTCGCCCGTGGCCTGTCCACCGCCATGGCCCTGCTGATCGGGGTCATCGCCGCCGAGGAGACCCCGGCGGGCTCACGGGCCTACGCCGCCTCGGTCCTCACGCTGTCCGCCGCGCTGGGGTCGGGCATGGTGGTGTGGTTCCTCCCCCTCACCGACCTGGGGGTGCGGGCGTGGCGACTGCTGTACCTGCTGCCGCTGGCGATCATGCCGTTCGCCTGGGCATGGGCACGGTGGCTCCCCGAGACCCGACGATTCGAGATACAGGCCACCGCGGTCCGTGCCAAACGGCGGTTCACCGAAGGCGTCGACCGGGGCCGATTCATCCTGCTCGCGGTCAGCGCCTTCCTCATCGCGGCGTTCGCCGCCCCCGCATCACAGTTCCAGAACGACTTCCTCAAGGACGAGCGCGGCTTCTCCGGGGCACGAATCAGTGCGTTCCAACTCATCACGAACACACCCGCCGGGATCGGCGTGTTCGTCGCCGGCCGGTTCGCCGACACCCGCGGCCGCAAGGTCGTGGCAACCATCGGCCTCATCGGCGGCGCCGCGTTCACGATCGGCCGCTACGGCGACAGCGGATGGCCGATGTGGATGTGGGGAACGCTCGCGACGATCATCGGATCCGCGACCATCCCCGCTCTCGGGGTCTACGGACCGGAACTGTTCGGCACCGCCAACCGGGGCGGGGCGAACGGGATGCTCGGCGCGATCGGCGTCGTCGGCTCCAGCCTCGGGTTACTGATCGTCGGCTTCCTCTCCGACGAGCTCGGCGGCTTCGGCCCGACCTTCGCGATCATGGCGATCGGCCCGCTCATCGTGGCGGTGCTCGTCATCGTCGCCTTCCCCGAGACGGCTCGTCGTGAACTCGAGGACCTCAACCCCGGTGATGCCGCCGGACCCACCGCGGACCCCACGCCATCGTGA
- a CDS encoding rhomboid family intramembrane serine protease: protein MTGQIDGTDETVCYRHPGRPAGVRCQRCGRTICPDCMRTASVGFHCPDCTRTHSQTSLKGREIFALARNRAVVTEAIIAINVIVFVIDVATGAGLFGGGGVGDLTFDGGLSGFFVDQDGEWYRIFTSAFLHRGLVHIGFNMFLLWQLGRSLEQGLGRLRFLGLYGAALTAGAFGALIDEPFGLTVGASGAVFGLMGAVLAAQRSNGMNVWQSGIGALILVNVIISIGVRSISLGGHLGGLVGGFIIGVAIFGWPGKVRPGSKGVGWAAIGCVAAIGIIGSLWASTRWMDPLF, encoded by the coding sequence GTGACCGGACAGATCGACGGTACCGACGAGACCGTCTGCTATCGCCACCCGGGCCGCCCGGCCGGCGTGCGCTGCCAACGTTGTGGGCGGACCATCTGCCCGGACTGCATGCGCACCGCGTCGGTGGGGTTCCACTGCCCCGACTGCACCCGCACGCACAGTCAGACCTCGCTGAAGGGTCGGGAGATCTTCGCTCTCGCCCGCAACCGGGCAGTGGTCACCGAGGCGATAATCGCGATAAACGTGATCGTCTTCGTCATCGACGTGGCGACGGGGGCCGGCTTGTTCGGCGGCGGCGGCGTGGGCGATCTGACGTTCGACGGCGGTCTCAGTGGGTTCTTCGTCGATCAGGACGGCGAGTGGTACCGGATCTTCACCAGCGCGTTCCTGCACCGGGGCCTCGTCCACATCGGCTTCAACATGTTCCTGCTGTGGCAACTGGGCCGTTCGCTCGAGCAGGGGCTCGGTCGTCTGCGCTTCCTCGGCCTCTACGGCGCCGCCCTGACCGCCGGTGCCTTCGGTGCGCTGATCGACGAGCCCTTCGGTCTGACCGTGGGGGCGTCGGGGGCGGTGTTCGGGCTCATGGGCGCCGTGCTCGCCGCGCAGCGCAGCAACGGGATGAACGTCTGGCAGTCGGGGATCGGCGCGCTGATCCTCGTGAACGTGATCATCTCCATCGGCGTACGCTCGATCTCGCTCGGCGGGCACCTCGGCGGTCTCGTCGGCGGCTTCATCATCGGCGTGGCGATCTTCGGGTGGCCCGGGAAGGTGCGGCCTGGTTCGAAGGGGGTCGGGTGGGCGGCGATCGGGTGCGTGGCCGCCATCGGGATCATCGGCAGCCTGTGGGCCTCGACGCGCTGGATGGACCCGCTCTTCTAG
- a CDS encoding SRPBCC family protein → MPGIDISVTIGATPTEVWSVVEDVAGHVEWMADATEIRFLTDERSGVGVRFECDTKVGPLTTTDVMEITEWEPEQSMGVRHSGAVTGEGRFELEAVEPDHTIFRWSEDLSFPWYFGGPLGEFAAKPVLEWVWRRNLTRLAGIVEERFPRA, encoded by the coding sequence ATGCCCGGAATCGACATCTCCGTCACCATCGGCGCCACACCGACCGAAGTCTGGTCCGTCGTCGAAGACGTCGCCGGCCACGTCGAGTGGATGGCCGACGCCACCGAGATCAGGTTCCTCACCGACGAACGCTCCGGCGTGGGCGTGCGCTTCGAGTGCGACACGAAGGTCGGCCCGCTCACCACGACCGACGTCATGGAGATCACCGAGTGGGAGCCCGAACAGTCCATGGGCGTGCGCCACTCCGGCGCGGTGACCGGCGAAGGACGCTTCGAGCTCGAAGCCGTCGAACCCGACCACACGATCTTCCGGTGGTCAGAGGACCTGTCGTTCCCCTGGTACTTCGGCGGTCCGCTCGGCGAGTTCGCCGCCAAGCCCGTCCTGGAGTGGGTGTGGCGCCGGAACCTGACCCGCCTCGCCGGCATCGTCGAAGAGCGCTTCCCCCGCGCCTGA
- a CDS encoding dienelactone hydrolase translates to MTRSAAGLLLTHGAGGDRTHHGLVAVDEALGIPVERVDFPYRREGRRAPDRAPKILPFIDAEAHALADRLGVDAGAILLGGRSFGGRMCSMAVAEGLPAAGLVLLSYPLHPPGKPEKLRVGHFGALEVPCLFISGERDPFGTPDEFAHHVAAIPGEVTLSFVAGNHDPKPSVDAEIATIVAEWVDTTF, encoded by the coding sequence GTGACCCGCTCGGCCGCGGGTCTGCTCCTGACCCACGGGGCCGGTGGCGATCGCACCCATCACGGACTCGTCGCTGTGGACGAGGCGCTCGGGATACCCGTCGAGCGGGTCGACTTCCCCTACAGGCGCGAGGGTCGACGTGCTCCGGACCGCGCCCCGAAGATCCTGCCGTTCATCGACGCCGAGGCGCACGCCCTCGCGGATCGACTCGGTGTCGACGCCGGGGCCATCCTCCTGGGTGGACGCTCCTTCGGGGGTCGGATGTGTTCGATGGCGGTGGCCGAGGGTCTGCCGGCCGCGGGACTGGTGCTGTTGAGCTATCCGCTGCATCCGCCCGGCAAGCCCGAGAAGCTGCGGGTGGGTCACTTCGGAGCGCTCGAGGTGCCGTGCCTGTTCATCTCAGGGGAGCGGGACCCCTTCGGCACCCCCGACGAGTTCGCCCACCACGTGGCGGCCATTCCGGGTGAGGTGACGTTGAGTTTCGTCGCAGGCAACCACGACCCGAAACCGTCGGTCGACGCCGAGATCGCGACGATCGTCGCGGAGTGGGTCGACACCACCTTCTGA